From one Agathobaculum sp. NTUH-O15-33 genomic stretch:
- a CDS encoding sugar phosphate isomerase/epimerase family protein: protein MLKLGFNEATCKENSTVERDLALCEKYGYDYIELRLDMLKAYFENHTMDDLKAFFAGSHLKPFAFNSIEDINFNTPEQWEKLVDLFTFGCKTAEAIGNPYMIVVPTMGPDMDRKTEAEVFEDSVKVLNRLADIAEPYGVKLSFEPIGDRRWCCNSMRQAWEIVQAVNRDSVGLTVDCINFYMHDKCADLEYLRKIPAEKIFVYHINDCEDLPLRVLDHCHRIMPGKGCIPVADISRVMSEIGYDGPACLELFRPEYWAMDAEEVIKMGAACCAPFLKA, encoded by the coding sequence ATGCTGAAACTTGGATTTAACGAGGCCACCTGTAAAGAAAATTCTACGGTTGAGCGTGACCTCGCGCTGTGCGAAAAGTACGGCTACGATTATATTGAACTGCGCCTAGACATGCTCAAGGCATATTTTGAAAACCATACGATGGATGACCTTAAGGCGTTTTTCGCGGGCAGCCATTTAAAGCCGTTCGCCTTCAACTCCATCGAGGATATCAACTTCAACACGCCGGAGCAGTGGGAAAAGCTCGTCGACCTGTTCACCTTCGGCTGCAAGACCGCCGAGGCCATCGGCAATCCGTACATGATCGTCGTGCCCACCATGGGCCCCGACATGGACCGCAAGACCGAGGCCGAGGTGTTCGAGGATTCGGTCAAGGTTTTGAACCGGCTGGCCGATATCGCCGAGCCTTACGGCGTGAAGCTGTCGTTTGAGCCCATCGGCGACCGCCGCTGGTGCTGCAATTCGATGCGTCAGGCGTGGGAGATCGTGCAGGCGGTTAATCGCGACAGCGTGGGTCTCACGGTCGACTGCATCAATTTCTACATGCATGACAAGTGCGCGGACCTTGAATATCTGCGCAAGATCCCGGCCGAAAAGATCTTTGTGTATCACATCAACGACTGCGAAGACCTGCCGCTGCGCGTGCTGGATCACTGCCACCGCATCATGCCCGGCAAGGGCTGCATCCCGGTCGCGGATATCTCGCGCGTGATGAGCGAAATCGGCTACGACGGCCCCGCGTGTCTGGAACTGTTCCGCCCGGAATACTGGGCCATGGACGCGGAAGAAGTCATCAAAATGGGCGCGGCATGCTGCGCGCCGTTTTTAAAAGCATAA